Proteins encoded in a region of the Pseudomonas shahriarae genome:
- a CDS encoding winged helix-turn-helix transcriptional regulator, giving the protein MVKLTRFESAECPVARSLEAIGDGWALLIIRDAFDGIRRFGEFQRSLGMAKNILSARLRSLVGHGIFEIVPASDGSAYQEYVLTEKGRGLFAVIIGLRQWGEGFFYAEGEAHSVLLDREHGQPLQALHVQAADGRVLGPLDCVRVAAQSEAEG; this is encoded by the coding sequence ATGGTCAAACTCACTCGCTTTGAAAGTGCCGAATGCCCGGTGGCGCGCTCGCTGGAGGCGATTGGCGATGGCTGGGCGCTGTTGATCATTCGCGATGCGTTCGACGGCATCCGCCGTTTTGGCGAGTTTCAGCGCAGCCTGGGCATGGCCAAGAATATTCTTTCGGCACGCTTGCGCAGCCTGGTTGGCCACGGGATTTTCGAGATTGTCCCGGCCTCGGATGGCAGTGCTTATCAGGAGTATGTGTTGACGGAAAAGGGCAGGGGGCTGTTTGCCGTGATCATTGGGTTGCGGCAATGGGGCGAAGGGTTTTTCTACGCCGAGGGCGAGGCCCATTCGGTGCTGTTGGACCGTGAGCACGGGCAGCCGCTGCAGGCTTTGCACGTGCAGGCGGCAGATGGCCGGGTGCTTGGGCCGCTGGACTGCGTGCGAGTGGCGGCGCAGTCCGAGGCTGAGGGTTAA
- a CDS encoding DUF6124 family protein produces the protein MTTTLDHLPGTPDDDEIKFLQGSEAARRALDYYLKEDTEPVDDVAFFEANPHVSSEEALVHASDLLRSAAAIAYELANNKLGGTRDLAFSVVYLIDMAKAMLERPLQLAGGKAS, from the coding sequence ATGACCACTACCCTGGATCACCTGCCTGGCACACCTGATGACGATGAAATAAAGTTCTTGCAGGGCAGCGAAGCCGCCCGACGCGCACTGGACTACTACTTGAAAGAGGACACGGAGCCAGTGGACGATGTGGCCTTTTTCGAGGCCAACCCCCATGTCAGCAGCGAAGAAGCCCTGGTGCATGCCTCGGACCTGCTGCGCAGCGCCGCCGCCATCGCGTATGAATTGGCGAACAACAAGCTGGGGGGCACCCGAGACCTGGCGTTTTCAGTGGTGTATTTGATTGATATGGCCAAGGCCATGCTGGAGCGTCCACTGCAACTGGCAGGCGGCAAAGCCTCATAG
- a CDS encoding LexA family transcriptional regulator: MDKWIALVKANMKARKVTQHQLAARLGMSQGGIGHWLGKRRVPSLADMNRVLEELGLGYLETVLVIREKSDAPANDDAASVTQYNPYFRYPVTDWKHPCQVHEQRPAYGATRFEASDYEADGEAFWLQVSGDAMTAPSGPSIAEGMMILVDPAREAEPGTLVVAQWAGSSQATFRKLIEESGQRYLVPLNPTYPKALLTDDCRIIGVVVQATVKF, encoded by the coding sequence ATGGATAAATGGATAGCGTTGGTCAAAGCCAACATGAAGGCCCGCAAGGTCACGCAGCATCAACTGGCCGCACGCTTGGGCATGTCCCAGGGCGGCATTGGCCACTGGCTGGGCAAGCGCCGGGTGCCCAGCCTCGCCGATATGAACCGGGTGCTCGAAGAGCTGGGCCTGGGCTATCTGGAGACGGTGCTGGTGATCCGCGAAAAAAGCGACGCCCCGGCGAACGACGACGCCGCGTCGGTCACTCAATACAATCCGTATTTTCGTTACCCTGTGACCGACTGGAAACACCCCTGCCAGGTGCACGAACAGCGGCCAGCCTATGGCGCCACGCGTTTTGAGGCGAGCGATTACGAGGCCGACGGCGAGGCGTTCTGGCTCCAGGTGAGCGGCGATGCGATGACCGCGCCCAGCGGGCCGAGTATTGCCGAAGGGATGATGATCCTGGTAGACCCGGCCCGCGAAGCCGAGCCCGGTACATTGGTGGTGGCCCAATGGGCCGGCAGCAGCCAGGCGACCTTTCGCAAGTTGATCGAGGAAAGCGGCCAGCGTTACCTGGTGCCGCTCAACCCGACCTACCCCAAAGCCCTGCTCACCGATGACTGCCGGATCATCGGCGTGGTGGTACAGGCCACGGTGAAGTTCTAG
- a CDS encoding acetyl/propionyl/methylcrotonyl-CoA carboxylase subunit alpha yields MSAPLITCVLVANRGEIACRVMRTAKALGMTTVAVHSATDRDARHSREADIRVDLGGSKAADSYLQIDKLIAAAKASGAQAIHPGYGFLSENPRFARAIEEAGLIFLGPPASAIDAMGSKSAAKALMETAGVPLVPGYHGAGQDLETFRQAAARIGYPVLLKATAGGGGKGMKVVEDESQLAEALASAQREALSSFGNAQMLVEKYLIKPRHVEIQVFADQHGHCLYLNERDCSIQRRHQKVVEEAPAPGLSPALRQAMGEAAVRAAQAIGYVGAGTVEFLLDARGEFFFMEMNTRLQVEHPVTEAITGLDLVAWQIRVAQGEPLPMTQEQVPLRGHAIEVRLYAEDPANDFLPATGHLALYRESAPGPGRRVDSGVAQGDDVSPFYDPMLGKLIAWGEDREQARLRLLSMLDEFAVGGLKTNLGFLRRIIGHPAFAAAQLDTGFIPRYQEQLLPAASALSDEFWQAAGHAFMQSQPSRLRQDDPASPWAATLGFRAGLPAETSLHLSSDGQDRLVTLQTSTAPQLRGEQLLIEDAGIRRSHLAVRHGQTLFLRWQGEMRSVTLFDPIAAVDAGQAHQGGLSAPMNGSIVRVLVEVGQTVEAGAQLVVLEAMKMEHSIRAPHGGVIKALYCQEGEMVGEGSALVELEAQA; encoded by the coding sequence ATGAGTGCACCGTTGATTACCTGCGTACTGGTGGCCAACCGGGGCGAAATCGCCTGTCGGGTCATGCGCACGGCCAAGGCACTGGGCATGACCACCGTTGCCGTGCACAGCGCCACGGACCGCGATGCGCGCCACAGCCGAGAAGCCGATATCCGGGTGGACCTGGGCGGCAGCAAGGCCGCCGACAGCTACCTGCAGATCGACAAACTGATCGCCGCGGCCAAGGCCAGCGGCGCCCAGGCGATTCATCCAGGCTATGGTTTTCTTTCCGAAAACCCGCGCTTTGCCCGAGCGATTGAAGAGGCCGGGCTGATTTTCCTTGGCCCGCCCGCCTCGGCCATTGATGCCATGGGCAGCAAGTCGGCGGCCAAGGCATTGATGGAAACCGCTGGCGTACCGCTGGTGCCGGGTTACCACGGTGCCGGCCAGGATCTGGAAACCTTCCGCCAGGCCGCCGCGCGCATTGGCTACCCGGTGCTGCTCAAGGCCACGGCGGGCGGCGGCGGCAAGGGCATGAAAGTGGTCGAGGACGAAAGCCAACTGGCCGAAGCCCTGGCCTCGGCCCAGCGCGAGGCGCTGTCGTCGTTTGGCAATGCGCAGATGCTGGTGGAAAAGTACCTGATCAAGCCCCGCCACGTGGAGATCCAGGTGTTTGCCGACCAGCACGGCCATTGCCTGTACCTCAATGAACGCGACTGCTCGATCCAGCGTCGCCATCAAAAGGTCGTCGAAGAAGCACCGGCACCCGGCCTCAGCCCTGCCCTGCGCCAGGCCATGGGCGAGGCAGCGGTGCGTGCCGCCCAGGCGATTGGCTATGTGGGCGCCGGCACCGTGGAGTTTCTGCTGGATGCGCGCGGTGAGTTTTTCTTTATGGAAATGAACACTCGCTTGCAGGTAGAACACCCGGTGACCGAGGCCATCACCGGCCTGGACCTGGTGGCCTGGCAGATTCGCGTGGCGCAAGGCGAGCCGCTGCCCATGACCCAGGAGCAGGTGCCGTTGCGCGGCCACGCGATTGAAGTGCGGCTGTATGCCGAAGACCCGGCCAATGACTTTCTGCCGGCCACCGGGCATCTAGCGCTGTACCGCGAATCGGCGCCTGGCCCGGGACGGCGGGTGGACAGTGGCGTCGCGCAAGGGGACGACGTCTCCCCCTTCTACGACCCGATGCTTGGAAAACTGATTGCCTGGGGCGAGGACCGCGAACAGGCGCGCCTGCGCCTGTTGAGCATGCTCGATGAGTTTGCGGTCGGTGGCTTGAAGACCAACCTGGGCTTCTTACGGCGCATCATCGGCCATCCCGCCTTTGCCGCAGCGCAGTTGGATACCGGGTTTATCCCGCGTTATCAGGAGCAACTGCTGCCTGCCGCCAGTGCGTTGAGTGATGAGTTCTGGCAGGCGGCCGGTCATGCTTTCATGCAAAGCCAGCCCTCCCGGCTGCGGCAGGACGATCCTGCCTCGCCGTGGGCTGCAACCCTGGGCTTTCGTGCGGGCCTGCCTGCCGAAACATCCCTGCATTTGAGCAGTGACGGCCAGGATCGCCTGGTAACACTGCAAACCAGCACCGCGCCGCAACTGCGTGGCGAACAATTGCTGATCGAGGATGCTGGCATCCGCCGTTCGCACTTGGCCGTGCGCCATGGGCAGACGCTGTTCCTGCGCTGGCAAGGTGAGATGCGCAGCGTGACGCTGTTTGACCCGATCGCCGCCGTCGATGCCGGACAAGCCCATCAGGGCGGCCTGAGCGCACCCATGAACGGCAGCATCGTGCGGGTGCTGGTGGAAGTCGGGCAGACGGTGGAGGCCGGTGCGCAACTGGTGGTGCTTGAAGCGATGAAGATGGAGCACAGCATCCGCGCGCCCCACGGAGGCGTGATCAAGGCCCTGTATTGCCAGGAAGGCGAAATGGTCGGCGAAGGCAGCGCCTTGGTGGAGCTGGAAGCCCAGGCCTAG
- a CDS encoding gamma-carboxygeranoyl-CoA hydratase has product MSDFNTVELVNDPRGFATLWLSREEKNNAFNAEMIRELIIALDQVQADAALRFLVVRGRGKHFSAGADLAWMQQSAELDYHTNLDDARELAELMYNLAKLKIPTLAVVQGAAYGGALGLISCCDMAIGADDAQFCLSEVRIGLAPAVISPFVVQAIGERAARRYALTAERFDGQQAQAIGLLAQSYPLDALDQHVEQWIANLLLNSPAAMRASKDLLREVGNGALTPALRRYCENAISRIRVSAEGQEGLRAFLQKRAPSWQSQEPRS; this is encoded by the coding sequence ATGAGCGATTTCAACACTGTTGAGCTGGTCAACGACCCCCGTGGCTTTGCCACGCTGTGGTTGAGCCGGGAAGAGAAGAACAACGCGTTCAACGCTGAAATGATCCGCGAGCTGATCATTGCCCTGGACCAGGTCCAGGCCGATGCCGCGCTGCGTTTTCTGGTCGTGCGCGGGCGCGGCAAGCATTTCAGCGCCGGCGCGGACCTGGCCTGGATGCAACAGTCGGCCGAACTGGATTACCACACCAACCTCGACGACGCCCGCGAATTGGCGGAGTTGATGTACAACCTGGCCAAGCTGAAGATCCCGACACTGGCGGTGGTCCAGGGCGCGGCCTACGGCGGCGCCCTGGGCCTGATCAGTTGCTGCGATATGGCCATTGGCGCCGATGATGCGCAGTTCTGCCTGTCGGAAGTACGCATCGGCCTCGCGCCGGCGGTCATCAGCCCGTTTGTGGTGCAGGCGATTGGCGAGCGCGCGGCACGCCGCTATGCCCTGACCGCAGAACGCTTCGACGGTCAGCAGGCCCAGGCCATCGGGCTATTGGCGCAAAGCTACCCGCTGGATGCGCTGGATCAGCACGTCGAGCAATGGATCGCCAACCTGCTGCTCAACAGCCCGGCCGCCATGCGCGCCAGCAAGGATTTGTTGCGCGAAGTGGGTAATGGCGCCCTGACTCCAGCGTTGCGCCGTTACTGCGAAAACGCCATCTCGCGCATCCGCGTCAGCGCCGAGGGCCAGGAAGGCTTGCGCGCATTTTTGCAAAAGCGTGCGCCCAGTTGGCAGTCCCAGGAGCCACGTTCATGA
- a CDS encoding M14 family metallopeptidase, translating to MTVALTSIKISTDFDSGNIQVLDTSDAHQLLLAIKPDTRSQHFQWFHFKAEGMHIGHTHTFRLSNAGQSSYKHAWSGYNAVASYDHVNWFRVPTRFDGETLHIELQAEQKHAWLAYFEPYSRERHAWLIEQALNRAGTQLLATGKSVEGRDIPLLRRGKGDAGQRKVWIIAQQHPGEHMAEWFMEGIIERLQQEGDAELKKLLASADLYLVPNMNPDGAFHGHLRTNAMGQDLNRAWQSASQEQSPEVLFVQQQMEKYGVDLFLDIHGDEEIPYVFTAGCEGNPGYTPRIEALEKHFRSHLSELTRDFQTTHGYTRDLPGQANMTLACNSVGEKFDCLSLTLEMPFKDNDDAPDPRTGWSGKRSRQLGKDVLSTVADMVNVLR from the coding sequence ATGACCGTGGCCTTGACCTCCATCAAAATCAGCACCGACTTCGACAGTGGCAATATCCAGGTGCTCGACACCAGCGATGCCCATCAGTTACTGCTGGCGATCAAACCTGATACCCGCAGCCAGCACTTCCAATGGTTCCACTTCAAGGCCGAAGGCATGCACATTGGTCATACCCATACCTTTCGCCTGAGCAACGCCGGCCAGTCCTCCTACAAACATGCCTGGAGCGGTTACAACGCCGTGGCGTCCTACGACCACGTCAATTGGTTCCGGGTGCCGACGCGCTTTGATGGCGAAACCTTGCACATCGAACTGCAGGCCGAGCAAAAACACGCCTGGCTCGCCTACTTCGAACCCTACAGTCGCGAGCGTCACGCCTGGTTGATCGAGCAGGCACTGAACCGCGCCGGTACGCAATTGCTGGCCACCGGCAAGAGTGTCGAAGGCCGTGATATTCCCCTGCTACGCCGTGGCAAGGGTGACGCCGGGCAGCGCAAAGTGTGGATCATTGCGCAGCAGCACCCGGGCGAGCATATGGCCGAGTGGTTTATGGAAGGCATCATCGAGCGCCTGCAACAGGAAGGTGATGCTGAACTGAAAAAACTCCTGGCATCCGCCGACCTGTACCTGGTGCCGAACATGAACCCGGATGGCGCGTTCCACGGTCACTTGCGCACCAACGCCATGGGCCAGGACCTCAATCGCGCCTGGCAAAGCGCAAGCCAGGAACAGAGCCCGGAAGTGCTGTTCGTCCAGCAGCAAATGGAAAAATACGGCGTCGACCTGTTCCTGGATATCCACGGCGACGAAGAAATCCCCTATGTGTTCACCGCAGGGTGTGAAGGCAACCCCGGCTATACCCCGCGTATCGAGGCCCTGGAAAAACACTTTCGCAGCCACTTGAGCGAACTGACCCGCGACTTCCAGACCACCCATGGCTACACCCGCGACTTGCCGGGCCAGGCCAATATGACCTTGGCGTGCAACAGCGTGGGCGAGAAATTCGATTGCCTGTCCCTGACCCTGGAAATGCCGTTCAAGGACAACGACGATGCGCCCGATCCACGCACCGGCTGGTCCGGCAAACGCTCCCGGCAACTGGGCAAGGACGTGCTGAGCACCGTGGCGGACATGGTCAACGTACTGCGCTGA